A single Ciona intestinalis chromosome 14, KH, whole genome shotgun sequence DNA region contains:
- the LOC100184168 gene encoding uncharacterized protein LOC100184168, translated as MTQNLFYLGHDERYNNTQGTLGYAQVGDYMDTMPVPPHSNITIRFIPRHYRGKTVTHCHNTVHADTGMFLLTRIVRRRGSLTGARIDSNGTYPGTCHPGDWYPGVSTGDGRTLVQTSHSQPPIQPNRGSTTAHFRTWLLANYAEVLADYNRRPQFYQNKYLLEFPGRTIG; from the exons ATGACTCAAAACCTCTTCTACCTCGGCCACGATGAAAGGTACAACAACACACAAGGAACCCTGGGGTACGCACAAGTTGGTGACTACATGGACACTATGCCGGTACCTCCTCATAGCAACATAACT ATCCGGTTCATACCGCGCCATTACAGAGGAAAGACAGTAACCCATTGTCACAACACTGTCCATGCTGATACAGGAATGTTTTTGTTGACCAGAATTGTTCGACGAA GAGGATCACTGACTGGAGCTCGTATTGACAGCAATGGAACTTATCCAGGAACTTGCCACCCAGGAGACTGGTATCCag gCGTTTCAACTGGTGACGGCAGAACACTGGTTCAAACATCGCACAGTCAACCACCGATCCAACCCAACAGAGGTTCAACAACAGCCCATTTCCGTACCTGGTTGCTTGCTAATTATGCAGAAGTACTTGCCGATTACAACAGGCGGCCAcagttttatcaaaataaatacctGCTAGAATTTCCTGGTAGAACCATCGGATAA